The genome window atatagataatattttagatcGATATGATAGAGATTTTagattgatctaaaattttatatgcatgagaaatacaaatattttaataaatttagttattaaattattaaaaatattaattgatatgataataattaatattacgTATTCACTTTTCATTACATGAACCCAGGCTCCCTAAAAACACAATTGCTTGTTGCTAGAGCTAGCATTTCCGTTTTCCCTCACTAACCAACCACATTTTTATTTCCAGCAGCAGCgaatccaaaatattttttagttaggctgcaattttaattataattttttcataaattaaaatttaagtatgttatatattattttattatttttgaaggaattaaatatttttttctatttttaatggttaacctgtaattttattatatattaatttataatttatttattaaaaaattaattgattttttcattttgggagAGCTTGATTTGCCtctgatttttaataattttcataccaattttacaatttgtGTTCGGGTTTGTAGCTGCTATTTCATCACATCTTTCATTAAAAGTGtaatatgtttttgaatttttttaaaggacATCTTTTTTTTACTAACCAAACACATTTTAAGCAGTTGACCAATCTCCACCAGAGTCAAACCCAGTTTTTATTTTGActaagaaaaggagaaaattatATGGTGACCACACATTTTCATGCATAATTGCAGACAACAGCCGTTGCAAAGCTAATTCTTGATTTGTCTGCTTTCTATGGCTCCACCGTTTCTTTCATGACTTCCAAATTCAAATTAGagtaatttaataaatgctTTCCAGATTTTGTAAATCTAATACTTAAAATATGGGCTCCAACCCTAACCATATTAggatcatatttattttattaaatataatttttatagttctTTTTGTcactaaattaaacataaatatacttattttattcaattcaaataattatgttttttttttaatttgtagaCTACAAATCAAACTAAACCGAATTAAATgcatttgaaaaaattaataaaataaaataagattgaagTGGAACCAATATCATCAACTAGCAATAAtcatttgtaaagaaaaaaaaaaaaaggaagtagACGTTGGGGAGCTTTTAAATTTCAACAAATAGGGGACCCGATTCATTTATCAGATCAGATCCACATACTCCTACGAACATTGCAAAAAGACCCAACCTTTAAAGgcaaacaacaaagaaaaggaGCTTTCTTTTCTTACGCATCTCAGCTAAACCCATTGTAGCCTTGAGTTTGGACATTGAAATGGACCCATTACCGTAACTCTACTGTTCCAAAAACAACAACGGCTAGATTTGAAGAGCGGGAGCCTATCTTTGGTGgccttcattttgttttttactaGCAGAGTGAGTGACTGTGAATCAAAAGCTCAACGACAACAGCAAGAAGAAGAGAGAAGGAAACTAGAGAAGAatagatttttttcttaagaaatgGAGGAATCTGCTTGTCTTGTAAGATCATTTTCTAATCCTGCAGATATTTCTCGCCAAGTTAAAGAGGTCAGTTTTGTGAACAAAGCTTGAAACTTCACGGACaaaagaaatgattttttttcttttcttttttgcttaaATGGATTCTCGTGATTCAGTTGTTTTGTTTTACTTACTCTTGTTTTGGTCGCTGGGGTTATGGGGAAAACGGGTTCTCACTGGAGGTCTGGATTAAAAAATTAGGGCTCTTAATGGCTGTTTCCTTTCAGTTTCTCGGGAACCAAACATAGCATACTATGATAGCTTGACATTCGAATGATTTCCCCTAGAAAGTTTTCTGATTAtgctgggttttttttttttttttcattttcccttCAATCTTTGTGTTAAAGAATGGAAGTGTCAATAAGGGATGCAAGTTTCTAACAAGCTTCaagcttcttcttttctttttccttctttgtttTCGAGTCAGGAAACTGATGGTGGATTTTGAATCACAGGGTAACCCCATTCGTGCTCTCACAGAATCAATATCTTTCGGCAGATTCATGTCGGAACCGCTGGCATGGGAGAAATGGTCAACATTTTCTCACAACCGTTACTTGGAAGAAGTGGAAAAGTTTTCAAAACCAGGATCTGTTGCTCAAAAGAAAGCTTTCTTTGAAGCTCATTACAAGAGAAGAGCCGCAATGAGAGCTGCGGCTTTGCTTGAGCAAGCCAATGTTGTCACCAATGATGCATCTCAAATGGGAACTATAAATGCAGCTTCGGTTGACCCTTTGTCAAATACGGATTTAGCCAATTCAGATGCATCTTTGAGTGCAGATCAGCCGGAGAAAAATATTTCCGATGCTGAGATAATTAATACTGCTGGTGTAGATGCAGGCAATCTTAGTGTTGTAAGAGAAAATATCGATATTACCGATGCGGAGCAAAGTCTGGCAGTGATGGAAGAAGATGTGAATATGGGGAAATGTGACCAGGGTGAGAATTCGGAGGCTTTCGAAAATGGTGACATCCTTAGCAAGATTATGGCAACCCCAAAGATTCTCCCTAAGGTAATGTCTGTTTAACcagttttgcttttattcttccttttgaTCTAGTGTTTATGTTTATCCTCATTATGGAGCACTGTAGGATTGTGCTGATCCAAAGAACTCAACTTCATCAAGCAAGAAAAAGCGAACAAATTCTTTGTTAAAGTCATCAGTTCCTAGTAGAACATCCAAACTTCCATTACATCCTTCTAAACGAATGGCTTCAGCACAAGCCAAGAGTGATGCTAATGTTGCCAAATCCGCTGGAAACTCAAATGACAAGAAGAAAACAATTCCGAACTCGCTCCACATGTCAATTAATGTTGCTTCCAGTGCTGGTAAAACTAATAAAACATCACTAAGAATTTTAAGAGATAGTTCAACTCCAACACAAACACCAACCAGGGCATTGAAGAAATCTGCTGATCAAGAGAATTTAGCTCCATCAAGTGAAAAAAGACGGTCGAATTCCACTTCGAAGTTATCCAATCGTGGCATAGTACCCAAACAAACAACTTCAAGAATAGGAAATAACCATGCTCATATTAATAAGAAGCCTGCATTAGACCCAAACGAGCAGAGGAGAATAGCTCAAAAATCCCTTCATATGTCAATGAATTTTACTCCGCATGCTGGTGAAACCAATAAGACATCACCTAAGATTTCCAGAGAAAGTTCGACTCCACTAGAAGCTCCAACCAGGGTAATTTCTTTGTCACATCATTCATTTGCTGTTCCATTTGCACATTAAAGGCAACTGCATGTACTGAAATACTGTTGGATATTTTCTGGAGTGGATGCCAAAATAACATAGTTATGGTGTTCAGAAAGTGAAAATGGCAATATTGTTGagtatacattttttatttaaaataattttagaggGTACTTGGTCTAGACTTTTTAATGATTAAGATAAGTTTCATTCACAAACTGCAGGCATCCGTTTATGGGGGTTTAAAGCATGCTTCCAAGGTTGTTCAGGCACGAGATAGAAGGTAATCTTCGCTCCCGAAATGTCTTTGTTGACAATTTGTCTAAGTTGGCTTTCATTTTGCTGACATAATTAGATTTATATCTGCAGAACTACATCAGTTCTCAATAAGTCAGTTTCAGCAACAGGAGATGGGAGATGGCCATCCCTCTCCAGGTAAGAGCTTTTTCTATTTATCcttttatatgttttgcaaACTAGGGATGTCTGAAAAACTAATAAAGTTAGTATACTTTCTTTGTTCGTGAAACTACCAAAAGTTCAGTATTCTGTATTGTGCACCATTTAGTTTCAAAGTGCAATGGCTTCTTTATGTTCCTTTTTCTCGGGTTTACATTACAGATCAGGTCTCAGATACTATTGACCTAATTGCTGAAGTTGCTGTCCTATATGAACATTGTAACTGTGTTCTGTGTTGAATTGTGGCAGCTGCTCGAAATCTTCAAATGCAAGTGGAACCAGTACAAGATGTACTATTAATTCTGCTCCATTTAGTTTCAGGAGCGAAGAAAGGGTGGCAAAACGGAAGGAGGCAAGTCTTACTATTACTTTTCCTCGTGCTTTAATTGCCATAGTTTCAAATTGTACCAAGCTTAGTGTTTCCTTGCTTGCTCCATGCCAGTTCTTTAAGAAGCTAGAAGACAAAATGATCTCAAAGGAAGCAGAAAAATCACAAatgctaaaaaaatcaaaggtacAAATCAGACAACCTTATTAGGATGTTAGCACAAGTGTAATTGATGAAACCCTGCAGTTCCCTAGTCGAAGCTCCTAAATTGCAGAGATGTGAACTACTTCAGTAATCAATTTGAATGAGTTGCCTGAGTTGATGCATGTATGCTTGGTCTGTGCGTGTGAACATGCATGTTATGAATACTCGTTTGTTTCTTTGCATGTGAAACCGGTTTATGGCCTGATATGCAGGAGAAAGCAAAGAATGAACTGAACAAACTCCGGCAAAGCACTGATGTGAAAGCTAGATTGAATGAAGATTCATGCCATGGATCACAGTTCTTAAGCAATTACGTTAAGAAGGTTCCTTTTCTCCTAACTCTTAACCAACATTCTTTTGATGCATTGTTGATAATGATATAATGGAATTAAGCATGCATCAAATTACGATGCTTGCCTTGTTTCTTGAACAGCTTAATCATGAGTTAGATTGTCAATTCAGTAGGTGTAGAGGCAGACTTAACTCGGTCCCGATCTTCCCATCGGATGATGTTCTATGTTTTCCAAGGTGATTATAGCTTGTGTTCTCCATTAAACAGTAAATTATGCCTTGCAGATCACGTCAAATTGGCCTCAATCACCACAATCTGGAAGGAAGCCATCTCCCAGCACAGTGCAAGATGCAAACTCTATACATCCAAGGAGGCCTTCGATTAAGGCCGAAAGCTCTAAGAATGGATCAATGAAAAATAACAGGACAACTTGTTCAAGGACCTCATTGCCAAAGAACAGGCATGAAAACGCCTCCCCAAATATCCAGCTTTCAGTTGGCAAAAGGAGTATTTCATACAAGCATGAAAATGGGGGGTCGGTCCACGGTGGTGGGTGTGACCGATGACTTTTTAGTTCCTTTAGTAATAAAAATTACAGAAAATGAAATACAATGAAAGATAGAATTTACATCAGGGAAGATATCAGAGAGGAGTTTGTATTTTCTCTGTACTGCAAAATTCCACATCAATCCTAAGTACAATTTTGTGAAGAACTTTGGCTATCAATCTGCATATAAAGTCCTGGCCTTTTATGTAGTCTGGATGGTGATAGGTTTACATGCTAAATCTAACCCTAAGCTGTTTAATTCCATCCCAAAATCAGTTAAAAGAGCCTTGAGACTCATCTCCACAAAATAATGTCAATGGCCCCCTTCCTAGGATGGCAGATAGTGCCGATTTGTATGGCTGCAAATATCCTATCTGTTTTTTGcgacattaaataatattttgattaggatattgaaaaaaaatgcaaatacCCCCAAAAGATGAACCAAAGGATAGAAggcaaaaataaaagagaagaaattatATCCTTTCTTGAACCAAAGTTCACATGTGATGTGACTAGCATACATGCATATTAATACAGCATTAAGATACATATCCCAGGTTAGAAAATAGCAgcaaaattattatgttttatcaCTTGTATTTATACATGTTTAAACACCCAAGTCCAAACTGCTTATGAAAATGGCATCCTGTCCATAAATTTGAAGTACTCCACTTATAGATATTACCTGATATAAAAAAAGATCATTCACCGAAGACAACTTCATGTTATGCAAACAACCCTTGATCGATTGCATAATATTCTGTAGGATCAAAGAGATGCTCGTGGTCAAACCTTAGTACATCGTACAAGTGAAATGGAGTTTCAGCCATCAGTCCTGGATTGTCATACGTGGAACACTCCAAATCCTGGAGACCATAATTCATGGGATAACAATCACCTTGAAGCCAACAGATTTGTAAGTCCTCAGACAATGTTGCTAAAGGTACTCCTACACCGCTTGCATTCAGGTTCCGCAGTGCAAATTCCGAGTCAGCAAGGTAGTTCAGACCCACATCCTGAGTTTTCATGCTTGATTTAGTAGCAGAAATCAGGTCAAAAACTTGATTATTCAGCGATTGGCTTTTGCTTTGAATTGGAAACAAGTCTTCTGCACCAACTGGACCTAAATGCTCGACGAAATTGCTTCTACACTCATCAAGCAAAGGCTTAACTTCAATTCTGCTTCGGTTAGCCTCATTTTCAATCATGGAAGGTCCAGGCAGTGGTAGTTGGCTGAAGCCAT of Gossypium raimondii isolate GPD5lz chromosome 3, ASM2569854v1, whole genome shotgun sequence contains these proteins:
- the LOC105794554 gene encoding protein WVD2-like 4; translation: MEESACLVRSFSNPADISRQVKEGNPIRALTESISFGRFMSEPLAWEKWSTFSHNRYLEEVEKFSKPGSVAQKKAFFEAHYKRRAAMRAAALLEQANVVTNDASQMGTINAASVDPLSNTDLANSDASLSADQPEKNISDAEIINTAGVDAGNLSVVRENIDITDAEQSLAVMEEDVNMGKCDQGENSEAFENGDILSKIMATPKILPKDCADPKNSTSSSKKKRTNSLLKSSVPSRTSKLPLHPSKRMASAQAKSDANVAKSAGNSNDKKKTIPNSLHMSINVASSAGKTNKTSLRILRDSSTPTQTPTRALKKSADQENLAPSSEKRRSNSTSKLSNRGIVPKQTTSRIGNNHAHINKKPALDPNEQRRIAQKSLHMSMNFTPHAGETNKTSPKISRESSTPLEAPTRASVYGGLKHASKVVQARDRRTTSVLNKSVSATGDGRWPSLSSCSKSSNASGTSTRCTINSAPFSFRSEERVAKRKEFFKKLEDKMISKEAEKSQMLKKSKEKAKNELNKLRQSTDVKARLNEDSCHGSQFLSNYVKKITSNWPQSPQSGRKPSPSTVQDANSIHPRRPSIKAESSKNGSMKNNRTTCSRTSLPKNRHENASPNIQLSVGKRSISYKHENGGSVHGGGCDR